From a single Pseudoalteromonas nigrifaciens genomic region:
- a CDS encoding Tex family protein, giving the protein MSDISARLASELNAQQQQVVAATKLLDEGATVPFIARYRKEVTGGLDDTQLRLLEQRLSYLRELEERRSFILSTIESQKKLTAALSADINAAQSKTELEDLYLPYKAKRRTKGQIAIEAGLEPLANALFNDANLDPEQQAEQFVSADKGIADTKSALEGAKFILMERFAEDAKLLAKFRSYISQNGVIESSLIKGQEQAGAKYRDYFEHQEALKKVPSHRALAMLRARNEGILQLNINPEPSSENSAQLCAQMIADHYRLDIKNQAASSWLLTVVQWTWKIKLGLHLENEFLAAMREKAETGAIDVFAKNLKDLLMAAPAGPRTTLGLDPGLRTGCKIAIVDSTGKLLTTQTIFPHAPQNHWEKSVRTLELLCRQHKVELIAIGNGTASRESDKLIAELMKANAELKLNKIMVSEAGASVYSASELAANEFPNLDVSLRGAVSIARRLQDPLAELVKIEPKAIGVGQYQHDVSQSQLGQSLISVVEDCVNSVGVDLNMASVPLLTRVSGLNKTLAQNIVNYRDANGSFAKRSELKKVERLGPKAFEQAAGFLRINNGSDPLDNSSVHPEAYPVVKRICEHNSIDVNSLMGNSDFLNKLAANDYIDDKFGLPTVTDIISELDKPGRDPRPEFKTAEFKAGVEKISDLKPGMILEGVVSNVANFGAFVDVGVHQDGLVHISSITNKFISDPREVVKAGDIVKVKVVEVDAARKRISFTMRLDDDIDTSNKPAAPAAQKPRTNNNSQPRAAKPKRDNGNALMGNAFADAFANAKLKK; this is encoded by the coding sequence ATGAGCGATATCTCTGCACGTTTAGCCAGTGAGTTAAACGCACAACAGCAACAAGTTGTTGCAGCAACAAAGTTACTTGATGAAGGCGCAACGGTTCCTTTTATTGCCCGTTACAGAAAAGAAGTAACCGGCGGACTAGACGACACGCAACTGCGGTTGTTAGAGCAAAGGTTGTCGTATTTACGAGAGCTTGAAGAGCGCCGTAGCTTTATTTTATCAACTATAGAGTCACAAAAAAAACTAACTGCAGCGCTAAGCGCCGATATTAATGCTGCACAAAGTAAAACTGAGCTTGAAGATTTATACCTGCCTTATAAAGCAAAGCGTCGTACCAAAGGGCAAATAGCAATAGAGGCGGGATTAGAGCCGCTTGCCAATGCACTATTTAATGATGCCAACCTAGATCCAGAGCAGCAAGCTGAGCAGTTTGTAAGTGCCGATAAAGGCATAGCAGATACAAAATCAGCCCTTGAAGGTGCTAAGTTTATTTTAATGGAGCGTTTTGCCGAAGACGCCAAGTTACTCGCGAAGTTCAGAAGCTACATTAGTCAAAATGGGGTTATTGAAAGCAGCTTAATTAAAGGCCAAGAACAAGCTGGCGCTAAATATCGTGACTACTTTGAGCATCAAGAGGCTCTTAAAAAAGTACCTTCGCACCGTGCGCTTGCTATGCTTAGAGCCCGTAATGAAGGCATTTTACAGCTTAATATTAATCCTGAACCAAGCTCAGAAAATTCAGCGCAACTTTGTGCTCAAATGATAGCTGATCATTATCGCTTAGATATTAAAAACCAAGCAGCTAGCAGCTGGCTATTAACTGTGGTGCAGTGGACGTGGAAAATTAAACTAGGCTTACACTTAGAAAATGAATTTTTAGCGGCTATGCGCGAAAAAGCCGAAACCGGTGCAATTGATGTATTTGCTAAAAACTTAAAAGACCTACTCATGGCCGCACCAGCTGGCCCGCGTACTACTCTAGGGCTCGATCCTGGTCTACGTACCGGTTGTAAAATTGCGATTGTAGATAGCACTGGCAAACTTTTAACCACACAAACTATTTTCCCACATGCGCCACAAAATCACTGGGAAAAATCTGTACGCACCTTAGAACTACTTTGTCGTCAACATAAGGTTGAGCTTATTGCGATTGGTAATGGCACCGCGTCTCGCGAGTCTGATAAGTTAATTGCTGAACTAATGAAAGCTAATGCCGAGCTTAAACTTAATAAAATTATGGTTAGCGAAGCGGGTGCATCGGTCTATTCTGCCTCAGAACTTGCTGCTAATGAATTTCCTAATTTAGACGTTTCTCTAAGAGGCGCGGTTTCTATTGCCCGTCGTTTACAAGACCCTCTAGCTGAGCTGGTTAAAATTGAGCCTAAAGCCATAGGTGTAGGTCAATATCAGCACGATGTATCGCAAAGCCAATTAGGGCAAAGCCTGATCTCAGTAGTAGAAGACTGTGTAAACTCTGTAGGCGTAGATTTAAATATGGCCTCGGTGCCATTACTAACCCGCGTTTCTGGTTTAAACAAAACCTTAGCGCAAAATATTGTTAACTACCGCGATGCTAATGGTTCGTTTGCAAAACGCAGTGAGCTTAAAAAAGTAGAGCGTTTAGGGCCAAAAGCGTTTGAACAAGCCGCAGGGTTTTTACGTATTAACAACGGCAGCGATCCGCTAGATAACTCATCTGTTCACCCTGAGGCTTACCCTGTTGTTAAGCGTATTTGTGAGCACAATAGCATTGATGTAAATAGCTTAATGGGTAACAGCGACTTTTTAAATAAGTTAGCCGCTAACGACTACATTGACGATAAATTTGGTTTACCTACCGTTACCGATATTATTAGCGAGCTTGATAAGCCAGGGCGCGATCCTCGCCCTGAGTTTAAAACTGCTGAATTTAAAGCCGGCGTAGAAAAAATAAGCGATCTAAAACCAGGAATGATTTTAGAAGGTGTTGTATCTAACGTTGCTAATTTTGGTGCTTTTGTTGATGTAGGTGTACATCAAGATGGTTTAGTACATATTTCATCAATTACTAATAAGTTTATCTCTGATCCGCGTGAAGTTGTTAAAGCCGGTGACATTGTAAAAGTTAAAGTAGTTGAAGTTGATGCCGCACGTAAACGCATTAGCTTTACCATGCGCCTAGATGACGACATTGATACCAGTAATAAGCCAGCAGCTCCTGCTGCGCAAAAGCCACGCACTAACAACAACTCACAGCCAAGAGCTGCTAAGCCAAAGCGTGATAATGGTAATGCGCTAATGGGCAATGCGTTTGCTGATGCATTTGCTAACGCTAAACTGAAAAAGTAA
- a CDS encoding putative metalloprotease CJM1_0395 family protein, whose amino-acid sequence MNIVTPFPSININTANVYTETARRDNQLREVIPPPASSTASSTENKAQSDAEKAKLPGNSDPATYDAKGKLAGEKSVEARDESSGNSDNAEQENEQEKNQTTEQEAAKEEQQLAQQELQIKELKARDTEVRVHEQAHAAVGGQHAGSPSYEYQRGPDGTNYAYAVGGEVQIDVGAISGDPQATIEKMQTVRAAALAPAQPSGADRAIAADATQKIATAQAELASPKSNEDEKTTSKAAASLSSNDSSEEKTAKSAEQTRDTQVEARAGRIANFYQMATSPASNSGFSAQI is encoded by the coding sequence ATGAATATTGTCACGCCATTCCCGTCTATTAATATAAACACCGCAAATGTTTATACCGAAACTGCACGGCGTGATAATCAGTTGCGAGAAGTTATTCCCCCGCCAGCATCAAGTACGGCTAGTAGCACCGAAAATAAAGCCCAAAGTGATGCCGAAAAAGCTAAATTACCGGGTAACAGTGACCCAGCTACTTACGACGCGAAAGGAAAACTGGCCGGTGAAAAGTCTGTTGAGGCACGTGACGAAAGTTCAGGCAATTCAGATAATGCTGAGCAAGAAAACGAGCAAGAAAAAAACCAAACAACAGAACAAGAAGCAGCAAAAGAAGAGCAGCAGTTAGCGCAACAAGAACTACAAATTAAAGAGCTTAAAGCGCGTGATACCGAAGTGCGTGTGCACGAACAAGCGCATGCAGCAGTGGGTGGGCAACATGCGGGCTCGCCTAGTTATGAGTATCAGCGTGGCCCAGATGGCACTAATTACGCTTACGCTGTGGGTGGCGAAGTGCAAATAGATGTGGGGGCTATAAGTGGCGATCCACAAGCAACCATAGAAAAAATGCAAACAGTACGTGCAGCAGCACTTGCCCCAGCTCAACCATCGGGTGCAGATAGAGCAATTGCTGCCGATGCCACGCAAAAAATAGCCACCGCACAGGCTGAACTTGCAAGCCCAAAAAGTAATGAAGACGAAAAAACAACAAGTAAAGCAGCCGCTTCACTTTCAAGTAATGATAGCAGTGAAGAAAAAACAGCAAAAAGTGCAGAGCAAACGCGCGATACACAAGTTGAAGCACGCGCTGGGCGCATTGCTAATTTTTATCAAATGGCGACATCGCCCGCAAGCAACAGCGGTTTTTCAGCGCAAATATAG